A window of Sphingomonas adhaesiva contains these coding sequences:
- the ctaD gene encoding cytochrome c oxidase subunit I, which translates to MSLHAQDDIELRRAQEDRLRAVWAPPTGWFGRWTDVNNNVVGVWYTLTAFTFMLFAGVLALIMRAQLSAPGNDLVTPSTFNQLFTLHGSMMMFLFAVPMFEAVAVILLPQLLGARDLPFPRLSAFGYWSFLIGGVFVAGSIFFDVAPDGGWFMYPPFTTRTDLSGLGADIWMLGLSFIEVSSVAAAVELIVGVLKTRPPGMRLNLMPLYAWYILVVAVMILFAFPPLIAGDILFELERLMGWPFFDAARGGDAILWQHLFWIFGHPEVYIVFLPSIALFAMIVPTFARRPLLGYPWIVLAAVGTAFLSFGLWVHHMFTTGLPKISLAFFSAASEAVAIPTGIQIFAFIATLWAGRVVWSTPMLYATGSIAIFVIGGLTGVMVAVAPFDWQAHDTYFIVAHLHYVLIGGTLIPLFGGLYYYWPLITGKKLSDRIGRTAFWFLFAGANITFFPMHFSGLMGMPRRVFTYPAELGIGGLNMVSTIGSFIFAFGVLLVCLDLARSPWRQKSERNPWQAGTLEWLAHPDDEDWGIRSVPLIESRYPIWDQKNFVSKVDEGRYFLPDAEEGRRETIITSVLDARPIQVIRLGTPSAVPMVTAGVLGSVFILTTYHLYWLAAAGVAGTLACVLYWLWTGTGEIPEKERKAIGHGLSVPLYCSGASSSGWWAMFITMMADATAFSGLVFGYYFFWTRADDFPPSGVGMEGPGAFWPMAALALTLASWAMTVAAREVNARGAEGAARALLGVGGLVSLAAIAAGVAGPVATGLQPSLHVYPAIVYTLVIWTVTHNAVGAIMQFYTMARSIAGRMTPRYDADVRNITVYHHFMAVTAIVTYATIGLFPGVS; encoded by the coding sequence GTGAGCCTCCACGCGCAGGACGACATCGAACTGCGGCGTGCGCAGGAGGATCGGCTTCGCGCCGTCTGGGCACCGCCGACGGGGTGGTTCGGGCGCTGGACCGACGTCAACAACAACGTCGTCGGGGTATGGTACACGCTGACCGCGTTCACCTTCATGCTGTTCGCGGGCGTGCTGGCGCTCATCATGCGCGCGCAGCTCTCCGCGCCCGGCAACGACCTGGTCACGCCATCGACCTTCAACCAGCTGTTCACGCTGCACGGGTCGATGATGATGTTCCTGTTCGCGGTGCCGATGTTCGAGGCGGTGGCCGTGATCCTGCTGCCGCAGCTGCTGGGCGCGCGCGACCTGCCGTTCCCGCGGCTGTCGGCGTTCGGTTACTGGAGCTTCCTGATCGGCGGCGTCTTCGTCGCCGGCTCGATCTTCTTCGACGTGGCGCCGGATGGCGGGTGGTTCATGTACCCGCCGTTCACGACGCGCACCGACCTGTCCGGGCTGGGCGCGGACATCTGGATGCTGGGCCTGAGCTTCATCGAAGTGTCGTCGGTCGCCGCCGCGGTGGAGCTGATCGTCGGCGTGCTGAAGACGCGTCCGCCGGGGATGCGCCTGAACCTGATGCCGCTCTATGCCTGGTACATCCTGGTCGTGGCGGTGATGATCCTGTTCGCCTTTCCGCCGCTGATCGCGGGCGACATCCTGTTCGAGCTGGAACGGCTGATGGGCTGGCCGTTCTTCGACGCGGCCAGGGGCGGCGACGCGATCCTGTGGCAGCACCTGTTCTGGATCTTCGGCCACCCGGAGGTCTATATCGTCTTCCTGCCGTCGATCGCGCTGTTCGCGATGATCGTGCCGACCTTCGCGCGCCGCCCGCTGCTGGGCTATCCCTGGATCGTGCTGGCGGCGGTGGGTACCGCGTTCCTCAGCTTCGGGCTGTGGGTCCACCACATGTTCACCACCGGGCTGCCGAAGATCAGCCTGGCGTTCTTCTCCGCCGCGTCCGAAGCGGTGGCGATCCCCACGGGGATCCAGATCTTCGCCTTCATCGCGACCTTGTGGGCGGGGCGCGTCGTCTGGTCGACGCCGATGCTCTATGCGACGGGATCGATCGCCATCTTCGTGATCGGCGGGCTGACCGGCGTGATGGTGGCGGTGGCGCCGTTCGACTGGCAGGCGCACGACACCTATTTCATCGTCGCGCATCTGCACTACGTGCTGATCGGCGGCACGCTGATCCCGTTGTTCGGCGGGCTCTATTACTACTGGCCGCTCATCACGGGCAAGAAGCTGTCCGATCGCATCGGGCGCACCGCCTTCTGGTTCCTGTTCGCAGGCGCCAACATCACCTTCTTCCCGATGCATTTCAGCGGGCTGATGGGGATGCCGCGGCGCGTGTTCACCTATCCGGCCGAACTCGGGATCGGCGGGCTGAACATGGTCTCGACGATCGGGTCGTTCATCTTCGCCTTCGGCGTGCTGCTGGTGTGCCTCGACCTGGCGCGCAGCCCGTGGCGGCAGAAGTCGGAGCGCAACCCGTGGCAGGCGGGGACGCTGGAATGGCTGGCGCACCCCGATGACGAGGATTGGGGCATCCGCTCGGTCCCGCTGATCGAGAGCCGCTATCCGATCTGGGACCAGAAGAATTTCGTCAGCAAGGTCGACGAGGGCCGCTACTTCCTGCCCGATGCGGAGGAAGGGCGTCGCGAGACGATCATCACCAGCGTGCTGGACGCGCGCCCGATTCAGGTGATCCGGCTGGGCACCCCCAGCGCGGTGCCGATGGTCACCGCGGGCGTGCTGGGCAGCGTGTTCATCCTGACGACCTATCACCTCTACTGGCTGGCCGCGGCCGGCGTGGCGGGGACGCTGGCGTGCGTGCTGTACTGGCTGTGGACCGGGACGGGTGAGATCCCGGAGAAGGAGCGCAAGGCGATCGGGCACGGCCTGTCGGTGCCGCTCTATTGCTCGGGCGCCTCGTCGAGCGGGTGGTGGGCGATGTTCATCACGATGATGGCGGATGCGACCGCCTTCTCCGGCCTCGTCTTCGGCTATTATTTCTTCTGGACGCGGGCCGACGACTTCCCGCCGTCGGGCGTGGGGATGGAGGGGCCGGGCGCCTTCTGGCCGATGGCGGCGCTGGCGCTGACGCTGGCGTCCTGGGCGATGACGGTCGCGGCGCGCGAGGTGAACGCGCGTGGGGCGGAGGGCGCGGCGCGGGCGCTGCTGGGCGTCGGCGGGCTGGTATCGCTCGCCGCGATCGCGGCGGGCGTGGCGGGGCCGGTCGCGACCGGGCTGCAACCCAGCCTGCATGTCTATCCGGCGATCGTCTACACGCTGGTGATCTGGACCGTGACGCACAATGCGGTGGGCGCGATCATGCAATTCTACACCATGGCGCGCAGCATCGCCGGGCGGATGACGCCGCGGTACGACGCCGATGTCCGCAACATCACCGTCTATCACCATTTCATGGCCGTCACCGCCATCGTCACCTATGCGACGATCGGGCTGTTCCCGGGGGTGTCATGA
- a CDS encoding cytochrome c oxidase assembly protein, with protein MAGRGIAWAVALFATLLAFAGLGMSGHMAAHMGAVAVAAPMIAATMPRPGRVAAGAPLGWAMAEFVVVWGWHAPALRMVADMQVAVALLEQAMFLALGVALWRSALARPAAGAAALLLTSMHMTLLGALIGLADRPLYAMMAMHPAPGLDALTDQQLGGVVMLLIGGASYCLGGLWLLGMILRHPETGMKVAA; from the coding sequence ATGGCGGGGCGCGGCATCGCCTGGGCAGTGGCGCTGTTCGCGACCCTGCTCGCCTTCGCCGGGCTGGGGATGAGCGGGCATATGGCGGCGCATATGGGGGCGGTGGCTGTCGCCGCGCCGATGATCGCGGCGACCATGCCGCGTCCCGGGCGCGTCGCGGCGGGGGCGCCGCTCGGCTGGGCGATGGCGGAGTTCGTCGTGGTGTGGGGCTGGCACGCGCCGGCCCTTCGCATGGTGGCCGACATGCAGGTCGCGGTGGCGCTGCTGGAGCAGGCGATGTTCCTGGCGCTGGGCGTCGCTTTGTGGCGATCGGCGCTGGCGCGACCCGCGGCGGGCGCGGCGGCGCTGCTGCTGACGTCGATGCACATGACGCTGCTGGGCGCGCTGATCGGGCTGGCGGACCGGCCGCTGTACGCGATGATGGCGATGCACCCCGCGCCGGGGCTGGACGCGCTGACCGACCAGCAACTGGGCGGGGTGGTCATGCTGCTGATCGGGGGGGCCAGTTACTGCCTGGGCGGATTGTGGCTGCTGGGCATGATCCTGAGACATCCCGAAACCGGCATGAAGGTGGCCGCATGA
- a CDS encoding c-type cytochrome: protein MTIRVTWKRVVLTLVGLGVAGLLFAWSGVFNISASSGHWAISNWFLHWTMRNSVRTHTLLESPERPIATDGQLVSAAGHFAAACATCHGAPGQRPSPVMQRATPHAPDLTTGETKEKWTDAELFYILKHGVKFTGMPAWAAEGRDDEVRRMVAFVRRLPGMTPAQYRQLSGEATGAGTTDVRALGGATLAGCVACHGSDGRGRGQSDIPILGGQNPRYLEVALAAYADGRRHGAVMANAAETLTAQERRALAVHFAALPGLGAAPATGGSAAVRQIVERGLPARQLPACASCHAPGRAQPVLAGQRAGYLAQRLRNWRAEEGEVDARLPQDAMAVIARRVPEEMIDPLARYLAGDVRER, encoded by the coding sequence ATGACGATCCGTGTCACGTGGAAGCGCGTCGTGCTGACGCTGGTCGGGCTCGGCGTCGCCGGGTTGCTGTTCGCCTGGTCGGGGGTGTTCAATATATCCGCCTCGTCGGGGCATTGGGCGATCAGCAACTGGTTCCTGCACTGGACGATGCGCAATTCGGTGCGCACCCACACCCTGCTGGAGTCGCCCGAGCGTCCGATCGCGACCGATGGCCAGCTGGTGAGCGCGGCGGGGCATTTCGCCGCCGCCTGCGCGACCTGTCACGGCGCGCCCGGCCAGCGGCCGTCGCCGGTGATGCAGCGTGCGACGCCGCACGCGCCCGACCTGACGACCGGCGAGACGAAGGAGAAATGGACCGACGCCGAGCTGTTCTACATCCTGAAGCACGGGGTGAAGTTCACCGGCATGCCCGCCTGGGCCGCGGAGGGGCGCGACGACGAAGTGCGGCGGATGGTCGCCTTCGTCCGCCGCCTGCCGGGGATGACGCCGGCGCAATATCGCCAGCTGAGCGGCGAGGCGACGGGGGCGGGGACGACCGACGTACGCGCATTGGGTGGCGCGACGCTGGCGGGATGCGTCGCTTGCCATGGCAGCGACGGTCGCGGGCGGGGTCAGTCCGACATCCCGATCCTGGGCGGCCAGAATCCGCGATATCTGGAGGTGGCGCTCGCCGCCTATGCCGATGGCCGGCGGCACGGCGCGGTGATGGCGAATGCCGCCGAGACGCTGACCGCGCAGGAGCGCCGCGCGCTGGCAGTGCATTTCGCCGCGCTGCCGGGGCTGGGCGCGGCACCTGCGACCGGCGGTTCGGCGGCGGTGCGCCAGATCGTCGAGCGCGGGCTTCCCGCGCGCCAGCTGCCCGCGTGCGCCAGCTGTCACGCGCCGGGCAGGGCGCAGCCGGTGCTCGCCGGGCAACGCGCCGGCTATCTGGCGCAACGATTGCGCAACTGGCGTGCGGAGGAGGGCGAGGTCGACGCGCGGCTGCCGCAGGATGCGATGGCGGTGATTGCGCGGCGCGTCCCGGAGGAGATGATCGACCCGCTCGCGCGCTATCTCGCGGGGGATGTACGCGAGCGCTGA
- a CDS encoding S9 family peptidase, with protein sequence MRATLALIALLAAAPAVTPATAQVQASASAPDGPVRGFTSADLFGLAIAADPQISPDGRHIVYVRRSGDVMSDRMVSSLWLIDVASGRQVPFASDGSSPRWSPDGTRVAYVARDGDRSQLFVRWLGPDAAGGAVSRVTTLPGDPNALEWSPDGTRIAFVANVAGEATTLGKAPARPEGANWAPPLEVIDRVTYRNDGPGYRKPGYDHLFVVAADGGAARQLTFGRYDDGGPLSWSADGRRLVFSAIRGKDAERQVMNSDLYAVDVASAQLTQLTTRDGPDGQPAWSPDGQRLAWTGFDDTRRAYENQQLYVGGRDGEAPRSLTASLDRSIEEARWAADGRSLYASYDDRGHRKLARIGLDGRVSAITDALAGGGLDRPYTGGEFSVARNGTVAFTGGDATVPADVWVWSGGKARRLTQLNAVMAASKAMAPIRKLAVTAPDGRAIDAWLAVPPGHQPGQRLPLILEIHGGPHSAYGPSFATDMQLYAAGGYAVLWTNPRGSTSYGAEFANLINKTYPAQDYDDLMAAVDAAIADGTADPNNLFVTGGSGGGLLTAWIVGKTDRFKAAATQKPVVNWISEALTMDNTLFTSQYWFSKKPWEDPMGYWNRSPISLIGNVKTPTLVVVGSEDYRTPVSEAEQYYAALQIQGVPTALVKVPGASHGGIASRPSQAAAKASAILSWFDRYRTGAAVGVR encoded by the coding sequence TTGCGTGCCACCCTTGCCCTGATCGCGCTTCTTGCCGCTGCGCCCGCCGTCACGCCCGCGACCGCCCAGGTGCAGGCGAGCGCGTCGGCGCCCGATGGTCCGGTGCGCGGATTCACCAGCGCGGACCTGTTCGGGCTGGCGATCGCGGCGGATCCGCAGATCAGCCCCGATGGTCGCCACATCGTCTACGTCCGGCGCAGCGGCGACGTGATGAGCGACCGCATGGTGTCGTCGCTGTGGCTGATCGACGTGGCGAGCGGGCGGCAGGTGCCGTTCGCCAGCGACGGGTCGAGCCCGCGGTGGTCACCCGACGGCACGCGCGTCGCCTATGTCGCGCGCGATGGCGACCGCTCGCAGCTGTTCGTGCGCTGGCTCGGACCGGACGCGGCAGGCGGCGCGGTGTCGCGCGTGACGACGCTGCCGGGCGACCCCAATGCGCTGGAATGGTCCCCGGACGGCACCCGCATCGCCTTCGTCGCGAATGTGGCGGGCGAGGCGACCACGCTGGGCAAGGCGCCGGCCAGGCCGGAGGGCGCGAACTGGGCGCCGCCGCTGGAGGTGATCGACCGGGTCACCTATCGCAACGACGGTCCGGGCTATCGCAAGCCCGGCTACGACCATCTCTTCGTCGTCGCCGCGGACGGCGGGGCGGCGCGCCAGCTGACCTTCGGCCGCTACGACGATGGCGGCCCGCTGTCGTGGAGCGCGGACGGGCGCCGGCTCGTCTTCTCCGCGATCCGCGGCAAGGATGCCGAGCGGCAGGTGATGAACAGCGACCTGTACGCGGTCGACGTGGCCTCCGCGCAGCTGACGCAGCTGACCACGCGCGACGGCCCGGACGGGCAGCCCGCCTGGTCGCCGGATGGGCAGCGGCTGGCCTGGACCGGGTTCGACGACACGCGCCGCGCCTACGAAAATCAGCAGCTCTACGTCGGCGGGCGCGATGGCGAGGCGCCGCGATCGCTGACCGCGTCGCTCGACCGTAGCATCGAGGAAGCGCGCTGGGCGGCGGACGGACGCAGCCTGTACGCCAGCTACGACGATCGCGGGCATCGCAAGCTGGCCCGCATCGGGCTGGATGGCCGCGTGTCGGCGATCACCGACGCGCTGGCGGGCGGCGGGCTTGACCGGCCTTACACCGGCGGCGAGTTCTCGGTCGCGCGCAACGGCACGGTCGCCTTCACCGGCGGCGATGCGACGGTGCCCGCGGACGTCTGGGTCTGGTCCGGCGGCAAGGCGCGGCGGCTGACGCAGCTGAACGCGGTGATGGCGGCGTCGAAGGCGATGGCGCCGATCCGCAAGCTGGCGGTGACCGCCCCCGACGGCCGCGCGATCGACGCATGGCTGGCGGTGCCGCCGGGACACCAGCCGGGGCAGCGCCTGCCGCTGATCCTGGAGATCCATGGCGGACCGCATTCCGCGTACGGCCCGTCCTTCGCCACCGATATGCAGCTGTATGCGGCGGGCGGCTATGCGGTGCTGTGGACCAATCCGCGCGGCTCGACGTCCTATGGGGCGGAGTTCGCGAACCTCATCAACAAGACCTATCCGGCGCAGGATTACGACGACCTGATGGCCGCGGTCGACGCCGCCATCGCGGACGGGACGGCGGACCCGAACAACCTGTTCGTCACAGGCGGATCGGGCGGCGGGCTGCTGACCGCGTGGATCGTCGGCAAGACCGACCGCTTCAAGGCGGCGGCGACGCAGAAGCCGGTCGTGAACTGGATCAGCGAGGCGCTGACCATGGATAACACTTTGTTCACCTCGCAATATTGGTTCAGCAAGAAGCCGTGGGAGGATCCCATGGGCTATTGGAACCGCTCGCCCATCAGCCTGATCGGCAACGTGAAGACGCCGACGCTGGTCGTCGTGGGGAGCGAGGATTACCGCACCCCGGTGAGCGAGGCCGAGCAATATTATGCTGCGCTCCAGATACAGGGCGTTCCGACCGCGCTCGTAAAGGTGCCCGGCGCCAGCCACGGCGGCATCGCGTCGCGCCCGTCGCAAGCCGCCGCCAAGGCATCGGCCATCCTGTCGTGGTTCGACCGCTACCGGACCGGCGCCGCGGTGGGAGTGCGTTAA
- a CDS encoding sensor histidine kinase, whose translation MEQRNAILTDTLKRKNAVLEGINRIFREALTAPSVEALGQVCLRVAEDVTGAAFSFMGEVNDESGRLEDVAISERGWGAFTADDPRWPDGRLPVGLHVNGLHGRVILDDASLITNDPGQHPDRIGTPRGHPPLDSFLGVPLRHDGRPIGLIALANRAGGFREEDREAVEELAPAIVQALRSKRGEDALRESEQLRRLSLELVPAMLWRTGPNGENLTSNQQWTAFTGQPETRDIQQFHWLDLIHPDDAASVEEAYRRSYDTGVPLELPYRIRQRCGGYRWFLVRQVPVRDDGGRIAQWFGAATDVHELRMLEERQRVLVGELQHRVRNILTVVRSVFARTAENGESLEDVADHFRGRLDALARAQVIVTQTACQDVDLENLVRDELLSIGVSDGRGLILEGPDVALRPAAAEALGLAVHELSINAVKYGAFKFPDATVCICWSVDNDDRNRPRLTFTWTERGVPALSIKPSCQGFGSELIEEALPYQLGAQTKLEFRGGGVRCTIVLPLADGAGERR comes from the coding sequence ATGGAACAGCGTAACGCCATCCTGACCGACACGCTGAAGCGCAAGAATGCGGTCCTGGAGGGGATCAACCGCATCTTTCGCGAGGCGTTGACGGCACCCTCCGTCGAGGCGCTCGGGCAGGTGTGTCTGCGCGTGGCCGAGGATGTGACCGGCGCGGCGTTCAGTTTCATGGGCGAAGTAAACGACGAGAGCGGTCGGCTGGAGGACGTCGCGATCAGCGAGCGCGGCTGGGGGGCGTTCACCGCCGACGATCCCCGGTGGCCCGACGGGAGGTTGCCGGTCGGGCTGCACGTGAACGGCCTGCACGGCCGCGTGATCCTGGACGATGCCAGCCTCATCACCAACGATCCGGGCCAACACCCCGACCGGATCGGTACGCCGCGCGGGCATCCGCCGCTCGACAGCTTCCTGGGCGTGCCGCTGCGCCACGACGGTCGCCCGATCGGGCTGATCGCGCTGGCCAACCGCGCGGGCGGCTTCCGCGAGGAAGATCGCGAGGCGGTGGAGGAACTGGCTCCCGCGATCGTCCAGGCGCTGCGCAGCAAGCGGGGCGAGGATGCGCTGCGGGAGAGCGAGCAGCTCCGGCGACTGAGCCTGGAACTGGTACCGGCGATGCTGTGGCGCACCGGGCCGAACGGGGAGAACCTCACCTCCAACCAGCAGTGGACCGCGTTCACCGGGCAACCGGAGACGAGGGATATCCAACAATTCCACTGGCTGGACCTGATCCATCCCGACGACGCGGCGAGTGTCGAGGAGGCGTATCGGCGCAGCTACGACACCGGCGTTCCGCTGGAGCTGCCCTATCGCATCCGCCAGCGTTGCGGCGGCTATCGCTGGTTCCTGGTACGTCAGGTGCCCGTCCGCGACGACGGCGGTCGCATCGCGCAGTGGTTCGGTGCCGCGACCGACGTGCACGAATTGCGGATGCTGGAGGAGCGCCAGCGGGTTCTGGTGGGCGAGTTGCAGCACCGCGTGCGCAACATCCTGACGGTCGTGCGGTCGGTCTTCGCGCGCACCGCGGAGAATGGCGAGTCGCTGGAGGACGTGGCGGATCATTTCCGCGGGCGGCTGGACGCGCTGGCGCGCGCGCAGGTGATCGTGACCCAGACGGCGTGCCAGGACGTCGACCTGGAAAACCTGGTCCGCGACGAGCTGCTGAGCATCGGGGTCAGCGACGGGCGCGGGCTGATCCTGGAGGGGCCGGACGTGGCGCTGCGCCCCGCTGCCGCGGAGGCGCTGGGGCTCGCGGTGCACGAACTGTCGATCAACGCCGTGAAATATGGCGCATTCAAGTTTCCGGATGCAACCGTTTGCATCTGCTGGTCGGTTGACAACGATGACAGAAATCGCCCACGGCTGACCTTCACCTGGACCGAACGGGGCGTGCCCGCTTTATCGATCAAGCCGTCATGTCAGGGGTTTGGCAGTGAATTGATCGAGGAGGCGTTGCCCTATCAGCTGGGCGCGCAGACGAAGCTGGAGTTCCGGGGCGGGGGTGTTCGCTGCACCATCGTCCTGCCTCTCGCCGATGGAGCCGGGGAGCGTCGATGA
- a CDS encoding response regulator, with translation MKVHVLRGKRILIVEDEYFIAADLKRALGDRDAVVLGPVASLDAGMAVLDDGGAIDIAVLDVNLDGADSYPIAERLAARGVPFVFVTGYDGWAMPSAYRSIPRLAKPFPPGAVVRTIEQMIEEK, from the coding sequence ATGAAGGTCCATGTGCTGAGGGGAAAGCGCATATTGATCGTGGAGGACGAGTATTTCATCGCGGCGGACCTGAAGCGCGCGCTGGGGGACCGCGATGCGGTCGTGCTGGGGCCGGTCGCCTCGCTGGATGCCGGGATGGCGGTGCTGGACGACGGCGGCGCGATCGACATCGCGGTGCTCGACGTCAATCTGGACGGTGCGGATTCCTATCCCATTGCGGAACGATTGGCGGCGCGGGGGGTGCCATTCGTGTTCGTAACTGGTTATGATGGCTGGGCTATGCCGAGTGCCTATCGGTCCATACCACGGCTGGCGAAGCCCTTTCCGCCCGGCGCGGTGGTACGTACGATCGAGCAGATGATCGAGGAGAAGTAA
- a CDS encoding Crp/Fnr family transcriptional regulator yields the protein MRTALSMQGHEAALLRLAALTPLAPATLSTLSAAIAQAEPLRARRELLTEGRAIETPLLLVRGWAARVRQLPDGRRQFLNFLVPGDVIGLSDVPRALSPATIIAVTDVMVATPPDASELPDVAAAYAIARALDEAHLLAQIVRLGRLNAQERIADLLLELHERLTLNGLARGNAFDVPLTQEVLADALGLTSVHVNRMVQQARRDGDLQWKGGRVTLTDPVALAQKIGRQSPRVQETAGSI from the coding sequence ATGCGCACCGCGCTGTCGATGCAGGGACATGAGGCCGCTTTGTTGCGGCTGGCGGCGCTGACGCCGCTGGCGCCGGCGACGTTGTCGACCCTGTCCGCCGCGATCGCGCAGGCGGAGCCGCTTCGCGCGCGCCGCGAATTGCTGACCGAGGGCCGCGCGATCGAGACGCCGCTGCTGCTGGTGCGCGGCTGGGCGGCGCGCGTGCGGCAATTGCCCGACGGGCGTCGGCAGTTCCTGAATTTCCTGGTGCCGGGCGACGTGATCGGCCTGTCGGACGTGCCGCGCGCGCTGTCGCCCGCGACGATCATCGCGGTGACCGACGTGATGGTGGCGACGCCGCCCGATGCGAGCGAGCTTCCCGACGTGGCCGCCGCGTACGCGATCGCTCGCGCGCTCGACGAGGCGCACCTGCTGGCGCAGATCGTGCGGCTGGGGCGGCTGAATGCGCAGGAGCGGATCGCGGACCTGTTGCTGGAATTGCACGAGCGGCTGACGCTCAACGGGCTGGCGCGCGGCAACGCCTTCGACGTGCCGCTGACGCAGGAGGTGCTGGCGGATGCGCTGGGGCTCACCTCCGTTCACGTCAACCGCATGGTGCAGCAGGCCCGGCGCGACGGCGACCTGCAGTGGAAGGGCGGGCGCGTGACGCTCACCGATCCGGTCGCGCTGGCGCAGAAGATCGGCCGTCAGTCGCCGCGCGTGCAGGAAACCGCCGGTTCGATATAA
- a CDS encoding acyl-CoA dehydrogenase family protein, with protein sequence MTGSLQGTDFPEIRAGVAKLCAQFPGEYWRRLDREMAYPAEFVAALGEAGYLAALIPEEYGGSGLPLSAAAAILEEVQRAGCNGSACHAQMYIMGALLRHGSDAQKQAYLPRIASGDLRLQAFGVTEPTSGTDTGALKTVAVRDGDRYIVNGQKIWTSRAEHSDLMLLLARTTPRDAVARGIEGLSIFLLDMNAAKAAGGLTIRPIRTMMNHSTTEVFFDNVEVPADNLIGEEGKGFRYILSGMNAERILIAAECIGDAKWFIERARDYARERVLFGRPIGQNQGVQFPIARAYAQMRAAELMVQDAARRFEAGEPCGEQANMAKMLAAEASWAAGEAAIQTHGGFGFAEEYDVERKFRETRLYQVAPISTNMILSFIGEHVLGLPRSY encoded by the coding sequence ATGACGGGCAGCCTGCAAGGAACCGATTTTCCCGAGATCCGCGCCGGCGTGGCGAAGCTGTGCGCGCAGTTTCCCGGTGAGTATTGGCGGCGGCTGGACCGTGAGATGGCCTATCCGGCGGAGTTCGTCGCCGCGCTGGGCGAAGCCGGATATCTCGCGGCGCTGATCCCGGAGGAATATGGCGGCTCCGGCCTGCCGCTGTCGGCTGCCGCGGCGATCCTGGAGGAGGTGCAGCGCGCCGGGTGCAACGGGTCCGCCTGTCACGCGCAGATGTACATCATGGGCGCGCTGCTGCGGCACGGGAGCGACGCGCAGAAGCAGGCGTATCTGCCGCGGATCGCCAGCGGCGACCTGCGGCTCCAGGCGTTCGGCGTGACCGAGCCGACCAGCGGCACCGATACCGGCGCGCTGAAGACGGTCGCGGTGCGCGACGGCGACCGCTACATCGTCAACGGACAGAAGATCTGGACCAGCCGAGCAGAGCATTCCGACCTGATGCTGCTGCTCGCCCGCACCACGCCGCGCGATGCGGTGGCGCGCGGGATCGAGGGGCTGTCGATCTTCCTCCTGGACATGAACGCGGCGAAGGCGGCGGGCGGGCTGACGATCCGACCGATTCGCACCATGATGAACCATTCCACCACCGAGGTCTTCTTCGACAATGTCGAGGTGCCCGCCGACAATCTGATCGGCGAGGAGGGGAAGGGGTTCCGCTACATCCTGTCGGGGATGAACGCGGAGCGCATCCTGATCGCGGCCGAGTGCATCGGCGACGCCAAGTGGTTCATCGAAAGGGCGCGCGATTACGCCCGGGAGCGGGTATTGTTCGGGCGCCCGATCGGTCAGAACCAGGGCGTGCAATTCCCGATCGCGCGCGCCTATGCGCAGATGCGCGCCGCCGAACTGATGGTGCAGGATGCCGCCCGCCGCTTCGAGGCGGGCGAGCCGTGCGGCGAGCAGGCGAACATGGCGAAGATGCTGGCCGCCGAGGCGAGCTGGGCGGCCGGCGAGGCGGCGATCCAGACGCACGGCGGCTTCGGCTTCGCCGAGGAATATGACGTCGAGCGCAAGTTCCGCGAGACGCGGCTGTATCAGGTCGCGCCGATCAGCACGAACATGATCCTGAGCTTCATCGGCGAGCACGTGCTGGGGCTGCCGCGGAGTTACTGA